In the genome of Cercospora beticola chromosome 2, complete sequence, one region contains:
- a CDS encoding uncharacterized protein (antiSMASH:Cluster_7) produces MSSAEPSSELTVRILCGVTIPDTALISTALDFAKSVSTDHTYNHIVRSLLLGFIIADKLPHTKSRDREAHAIAAILHDTGFPIGHPPHSAVLSSDKRFEVDGANCARDFLKKHGKLEEWDKHRLQLVWDAIALHTIGTIVFEKESEVQATAYGIWADFQGPDRVPGGVLTWEEYNACVKEYPRVGLMAGLRENMLHLCKHKPATTYDNTVGEWGDRYLSEEEYNRRPNLTQNLLETCDLDDRDPIA; encoded by the exons ATGTCGTCGGCTGAGCCATCTTCAGAACTGACAGTCAGAATTCTATGCGGTGTTACGATTCCAGATACAGCTCTGATCTCCACTGCGCTGGACTTCGCGAAATCCGTGTCTACAGACCACACTTACAATCACATCGTCCGATCACTGCTTCTCGGCTTTATCATAGCAGACAAGCTCCCGCATACCAAATCTCGAGATCGTGAAGCTCATGCGATCGCTGCGATTTTGCATGATACGGGCTTTCCCATCGGTCATCCGCCTCACAGCGCAGTCCTCAGCTCCGATAAGCGCTTCGAAGTCGATGGAGCGAACTGTGCAAGAGACTTTTTGAAGAAGCACGGCAAGCTGGAAGAATGGGACAAGCACAGGCTCCAGCTCGTCTGGGATGCAATAGCCCTGCATACGATTGGAACAATCGTGTTCGAGAAAGAGTCCGAAGTGCAAGCCACTGCCTACGGCATATGGGCGGACTTTCAAGGCCCTGATCGGGTGCCTGGTGGCGTTCTGACATGGGAAGAGTACAACGCTTGTGTAAAG GAATATCCCCGCGTCGGCTTGATGGCAGGCCTCAGAGAGAATATGCTACATCTTTGTAAGCATAAGCCAGCAACAACGTATGATAACACGGTGGGAGAGTGGGGCGATAGGTATCTGAGCGAAGAGGAATATAACCGGAGGCCAAACTTGACGCAGAACTTACTGGAGACTTGTGATCTCGACGATAGAGATCCAATTGCATAA
- a CDS encoding uncharacterized protein (antiSMASH:Cluster_7~SMCOG1037:heavy metal translocating P-type ATPase) gives MEKPSLTATFDVGSSHSTAPHGPGGIPSADDSGNVDDPPPIPSAGSSRESVLMNDKSLPGARGTKTTNSITTVDTADSAHISTINAHAHTLTHSSVASVLGTTIENGLATSEVTRRREQYGANQLETEGRVIWWRILLRQVSNSLTLVLAIAMILSYATMDWIEGGVISAVIVLNIVVGFFQDYRAEETIASLLAMAAPTCKVIRDHGTLQEIKAEDLVPGDIVQLGVGNVVPADVRLANSINFASDEALLTGESKPAVKDADFISDKPDAPVGDRQNIAYSSTTVTRGRSFGIVVATGMTTEIGKIAALLRDKKPVNEGPWIVRAAKRFLKGLKGALGLIGTPLQVKLSWFALFLFALAILLAIIVFSANVWDIDDETLIYGICVAVAVIPESLIAVLTITMAVGSKAMAKGNVIIRKMGALEAIGGVTNICSDKTGTLTQGKMLARKAWLPSGRVIKVENESNPLDPTAGSLNLEGRTLQWAQDVVNDKEVEVFFQIAALCNVSTVTPPPNAEAVWTAAGEPTEIALQVMAMRTGCGKQDTIAREGLTIVTEHSFDSSVKRMTAVYEESSTGTRTCFTKGATEVLLPLMNVSHETSKAVLAQADAMATEGLRVLCLGHRTLSSEARELFADRAAMEQNLEFAGLVGIYDPPRLESAGAIKQCQAAGITVHMLTGDHLKTATTIAREIGILAPHVPGADAATAVMVASEFDKMSDAEIDQMASFPLVLARCSPTTKLRMLEALHRKGKYCVMTGDGVNDSPALKGADVGVAMGLNGSDVSKEAADMVLTDDNFASIVSAIREGRRLFDNIRKFLLHLLISNIAQVILLLIGLAFKDRNGVSVFPLSPLEILFANLVSSSFLAIGLGLEEASADVMTRPPHSLKAGVFTKELIIDKFIYGTCMGTLCLVSFVIVAYGVGDGDLGYDCNHNYNESCELPYRARGTAYSILTVLLSVMAWEAKHLDLSLFNMYPNEDPRKGLSIFGTLLKNRFLFWAVMAGLVTPFPVIFIPVVNRVVFRHLPLEWEWGLVFASLVIFVSLVESWKAIKRVRKAKKAKKNGEALPNQMGEKTDV, from the exons ATGGAAAAACCTTCCTTGACTGCCACCTTTGATGTCGGGTCATCACACTCGACAGCACCCCATGGCCCGGGAGGCATTCCCTCCGCCGACGACAGCGGCAATGTCGACGACCCGCCACCTATACCGAGCGCGGGCTCGAGCAGAGAGTCTGTTCTGATGAACGACAAGTCTCTGCCCGGAGCTCGCGGTACAAAAACCACCAATTCAATCACCACTGTCGACACGGCCGACAGTGCCCACATCAGCACCATCAATGCTCATGCCCACACTCTGACCCATTCCAGTGTGGCAAGCGTTCTCGGGACTACCATCGA GAATGGCTTGGCCACCAGCGAGGTCACTCGCCGTCGTGAGCAATATGGCGCAAACCAGCTCGAAACCGAAGGCAGAGTCATCTGGTGGCGAATTCTCCTTCGCCAGGTTTCCAACAGTCTCACGCTGGTTCTTGCAATTGCCATGATCCTCAGTTACGCCACCATGGACTGGATTGAAGGCGGTGTCATCAGCGCCGTCATCGTTCTTAACATCGTGGTTGGCTTCTTCCAGGACTACCGCGCTGAGGAAACCATCGCGTCCCTTCTCGCTATGGCCGCCCCTACCTGCAAAGTCATCCGTGATCACGGCACTTTGCAGGAGATCAAGGCCGAAGATCTGGTTCCTGGTGACATCGTGCAATTGGGCGTCGGAAACGTCGTCCCTGCAGATGTCCGTCTCGCCAACAGCATTAATTTTGCAAGCGACGAAGCTCTCTTGACCGGAGAATCGAAGCCCGCCGTAAAGGATGCCGACTTCATCTCCGACAAACCTGATGCTCCCGTTGGCGATAGGCAGAATATTGCCTATTCTTCTACCACTGTTACCCGTGGTCGTTCCTTTGGTATCGTTGTCGCCACTGGTATGACCACGGAGATTGGCAAGATCGCCGCCCTTCTCCGCGACAAGAAGCCTGTCAACGAAGGTCCATGGATCGTGCGTGCCGCGAAGAGATTCTTGAAGGGTCTCAAGGGCGCTCTCGGTCTCATTGGCACTCCGCTGCAAGTCAAGTTATCGTGGTTTGCGCTCTTCCTGTTCGCTCTCGCCATTCTTCTCGCCATCATTGTCTTCTCCGCCAACGTTTGGGATATTGATGATGAAACACTCATCTACGGTATCTGTGTCGCTGTGGCTGTCATTCCGGAGTCGCTGATCGCTGTCTTGACCATCACGATGGCTGTTGGCTCCAAAGCCATGGCTAAAGGAAACGTTATCATCCGCAAGATGGGCGCCCTCGAGGCGATCGGAGGTGTCACCAACATCTGCTCAGACAAGACTGGTACATTGACCCAAGGAAAGATGCTGGCCAGAAAAGCGTGGCTCCCAAGCGGTCGCGTTATTAAGGTCGAGAATGAGTCCAACCCGCTCGACCCTACTGCCGGAAGTCTCAACCTCGAAGGCCGCACACTTCAGTGGGCGCAGGACGTGGTCAACGACAAGGAGGTTGAGGTTTTCTTCCAGATCGCCGCACTCTGCAATGTATCCACTGTCACTCCCCCGCCAAACGCCGAGGCCGTGTGGACCGCCGCTGGCGAGCCGACCGAGATTGCTCTTCAAGTTATGGCCATGCGTACTGGTTGTGGCAAGCAGGACACCATTGCACGGGAGGGTCTCACCATCGTCACAGAGCACTCTTTCGACTCTTCTGTCAAGCGCATGACTGCCGTCTATGAGGAGTCGTCCACTGGCACTCGCACATGTTTCACCAAGGGTGCTACCGAGGTCCTGCTGCCATTGATGAATGTCAGCCACGAGACCTCCAAGGCAGTCCTGGCTCAGGCTGATGCAATGGCTACGGAGGGTCTTCGTGTCCTTTGCCTAGGCCATCGTACCCTGTCTTCGGAGGCTCGCGAGCTTTTCGCTGATCGTGCCGCCATGGAACAAAATCTGGAGTTCGCTGGTCTCGTGGGCATCTACGATCCACCGCGCCTCGAATCTGCTGGCGCTATCAAGCAGTGCCAGGCAGCTGGTATCACTGTTCACATGTTGACTGGTGACCATCTCAAGACCGCGACTACCATTGCCCGCGAGATTGGTATTTTGGCTCCTCATGTTCCAGGTGCAGATGCGGCTACGGCTGTCATGGTCGCTTCCGAGTTTGACAAGATGTCAGATGCGGAGATCGATCAGATGGCTTCCTTTCCGCTCGTtcttgctcgatgctcgCCAACAACCAAACTCCGTATGCTTGAGGCCTTGCATCGCAAGGGCAAATATTGTGTCATGACAGGAGATGGTGTCAACGATTCGCCAGCACTCAAGGGCGCCGACGTGGGCGTTGCAATGGGTCTGAACGGCAGTGATGTTAgcaaagaagcagcagacatGGTCTTGACGGATGACAACTTCGCCTCGATCGTCTCTGCTATCCGCGAAGGTCGTCGTCTTTTCGACAACATTCGCAAGTTCCTGCTGCACTTGCTCATCTCCAACATCGCTCAAGTCATCCTACTGCTCATCGGTCTGGCCTTCAAGGATCGGAACGGCGTTTCTGTCTTTCCGCTCTCGCCTTTGGAGATTCTCTTCGCCAATCTCGTCTCGTCATCCTTCCTGGCCATCGGACTTGGATTGGAAGAGGCTTCTGCCGATGTCATGACACGCCCACCCCATTCGCTCAAGGCTGGTGTGTTCACCAAGGAACTCATCATCGACAAGTTCATCTACGGTACCTGCATGGGAACTCTTTGCCTCGTTTCGTTCGTTATTGTCGCCTATGGTGTGGGTGACGGCGATCTCGGATACGATTGCAATCATAACTACAACGAAAGCTGCGAGCTGCCTTACCGCGCTAGAGGTACTGCATACTCCATTCTCACCGTCTTGCTCTCTGTCATGGCCTGGGAGGCGAAGCATCTTGACCTCAGTCTCTTCAACATGTACCCCAACGAGGACCCACGCAAGGGACTGAGCATCTTTGGCACGCTGCTGAAGAATCGTTTCTTGTTCTGGGCTGTGATGGCTGGACTGGTTACACCTTTCCCAGTGATCTTCATTCCAGTCGTCAACCGTGTGGTCTTCCGCCACCTGCCACTCGAATGGGAGTGGGGTTTGGTCTTTGCCAGTTTGGTCATTTTCGTCTCCCTCGTCGAGAGCTGGAAGGCGATCAAGCGTGTGCGCAAGGCTaaaaaggcgaagaagaacggAGAGGCCTTGCCAAACCAGATGGGAGAGAAGACTGACGTTTAA
- a CDS encoding uncharacterized protein (antiSMASH:Cluster_7): MRAYNALVLLVWSGLSCVVKAESEKVSLIDKCNAFCDFVFYADGDGQYPLCYAGFCKDNNCVIQPHNVTWPCPELSPCEVEGAECFIDTYPYPDAPMNLGCGGSEAAKAFKKIRSQVTKKPRPEWWGLVHKYDEELGKYWKEREERELKEFDGLLSPFMEKRLRRSGNLPKGYDARKRRMQIEKEVREERERKEMEEKEAVERREREERENKEREERERKEREEQERKTRVEQEKKKRAETEKKEKAEQEKKMQEQEDEKKILGSEKEKKVQASREVEEKRKEEKLKDVVEEAEEEGEQEKSEL, from the exons ATGCGAGCATATAATGCCTTAGTGCTTCTGGTGTGGAGCGGGCTGAGTTGCGTGGTGAAAGCTGAATCAGAGAAAGTGAGTCTGATTGACAAATGCAATGCATTCTGCGACTTTGTGTTCTATGCTGATGGCGATGGACAGTATCCGCTTTGCTATGCTGGTTTCTGCAAGGACAACAATTGTGTGATTCAGCCTCATAATGTGACCTGGCCCTGCCCTGAATTGAGTCCT TGCGAAGTAGAAGGAGCAGAATGCTTCATCGACACATACCCATATCCGGACGCTCCTATGAACCTGGGCTGTGGCGGCAGTGAAGCTGCGAAGGCGTTCAAAAAGATCAGGAGCCAGGTCACGAAGAAGCCACGTCCGGAATGGTGGGGACTTGTACACAAGTATGATGAGGAGTTGGGGAAGTATTGGAAAGAAAGGGAAGAGAGGGAGTTGAAAGAGTTTGATGGCTTGTTGAGTCCTTTTATGGAGAAGAGGTTGAGGAGGTCGGGGAATTTGCCGAAGGGGTATGATGctaggaagaggaggatgcagATTGAGAAGGAGGtgagggaggagagggagaggaaggaaatggaagagaaggaggcggtggagaggagggagagggaggagagggagaatAAGGAAAGGGAGGAACGGGAAAGGAAGGAGAgggaagagcaagagaggaagacgagggttgagcaggagaagaagaagagggcagagacagagaagaaggagaaagcagagcaagagaagaagatgcaagagcaagaggacgagaagaagatactggggagcgagaaggagaagaaagtccAAGCGAGCAGGGAAGTGGAGGAaaaaagaaaggaggagaagcttaAAGATGTGGTTGAGGAGgctgaagaggaaggtgAACAAGAGAAATCGGAGCTGTGA
- a CDS encoding uncharacterized protein (antiSMASH:Cluster_7) — protein sequence MQNLQNAPGVFNSVRLYTNIQAHTTSDVLSAIPAALKTNTSILLGLWTSGSNNITNELDALGKAIDQYGPDFANAVVAISVGSEDLYRLSDIGIRQNAGIGAGPDAIVQFINETRRFIEGTSLEGKPVGHVDTWRSWVNESNSAVIEAVDFIGVDIYPFFENDTTIAPNFYVNTFDNAVPIFRDRWEQVVNASQGKDVWITETGWPFKSEGPAWGESQASVDFQAEYWRGVGCGDLFGRVNTWWYTLRDANPESKQKFAITNEDLSTEASFNLSCSAVGTGRQNAARSAGGLSLRERVQDIGRWTFAILLGVAVL from the coding sequence ATGCAGAACCTGCAGAACGCCCCTGGTGTTTTCAACAGCGTTCGGCTGTACACGAACATTCAAGCCCATACGACGTCCGATGTCCTCTCTGCGATCCCTGCTGCACTCAAGACCAACACGTCGATCCTTCTCGGCTTGTGGACCAgtggcagcaacaacatAACCAACGAGCTCGATGCCCTTGGAAAAGCAATCGATCAATATGGCCCCGACTTCGCAAATGCCGTAGTAGCCATCTCGGTCGGTAGCGAGGATCTCTACCGCTTGTCCGACATTGGTATCAGACAGAATGCTGGCATTGGCGCTGGACCGGACGCAATTGTTCAATTCATCAACGAGACCCGGAGGTTCATCGAAGGTACCTCATTGGAAGGCAAGCCTGTCGGTCACGTCGACACTTGGCGCTCGTGGGTGAATGAGTCCAACTCGGCCGTCATCGAAGCAGTCGACTTCATCGGCGTGGACATTTACCCGTTCTTCGAGAACGACACCACCATCGCCCCTAACTTTTACGTCAACACTTTTGACAACGCCGTTCCCATCTTCCGAGACCGATGGGAACAGGTTGTGAATGCTTCACAAGGCAAGGATGTCTGGATCACTGAGACCGGTTGGCCTTTCAAGTCCGAGGGTCCGGCATGGGGAGAATCGCAGGCTTCTGTGGACTTCCAGGCAGAGTACTGGCGTGGAGTTGGCTGCGGAGATCTGTTTGGCAGAGTCAACACGTGGTGGTACACATTGCGGGACGCAAACCCTGAGAGCAAACAGAAGTTCGCTATCACGAATGAGGACCTCTCCACGGAGGCTTCGTTCAACCTAAGTTGCAGTGCGGTCGGCACTGGCAGGCAAAACGCTGCCAGAAGTGCAGGTGGATTGTCTTTGAGAGAACGGGTCCAAGATATAGGCCGATGGACTTTTGCGATCTTGCTAGGCGTAGCGGTGCTTTAA
- a CDS encoding uncharacterized protein (antiSMASH:Cluster_7), translated as MKLNAAIILAFCGIKAFAAAQPSQEGLVTRDYLVELANSLDKRDPGFLIPLVLSAGAAGAVGVLDGAINNNKRDEDADPRAALLTRALLETAFIKMRDVDLNGPAF; from the coding sequence ATGAAGCTCAACGCCGCAATCATTTTGGCCTTCTGCGGCATCAAAGCCTTCGCCGCTGCTCAGCCCAGCCAAGAGGGTCTTGTAACTCGCGACTATCTTGTCGAGCTTGCGAATTCTCTTGATAAGCGCGATCCTGGATTCCTGATCCCATTGGTCCTATCAGCTGGAGCTGCCGGCGCAGTGGGCGTCCTCGATGGGGcaatcaacaacaacaagcgCGATGAAGATGCGGATCCACGCGCTGCTCTACTCACTCGCGCATTACTGGAAACGGCGTTTATCAAGATGCGCGATGTCGACTTGAACGGCCCTGCGTTTTAG
- a CDS encoding uncharacterized protein (antiSMASH:Cluster_7), whose protein sequence is MSTSSSASAAGMQDFLSCFSVSEILHPLDDDGASTERISERKVPASLDIIEPDPEWPTYFDIFKSRITSAWESQQAAEDGKQVKILSISHVGSTAVPGLPAKAIIDIDLVLSEIARPFEPFYVPRLEAAGFQYLLREPSWYEHRLFIASEPISCNLHVFGPRCAMVARHWIFRDWLKDNSSDRELYAQTKRECAQAAKEKGVGMQEYSRSKDAVVMEILTRAVKGAGLASGEE, encoded by the coding sequence ATGTCGACTTCGTCCTCGGCTTCAGCGGCTGGAATGCAGGATTTCCTGAGCTGCTTTTCCGTCTCCGAAATTCTACACCCGCTCGATGATGACGGGGCTTCTACAGAACGGATCTCGGAGCGAAAGGTTCCTGCAAGCCTTGATATTATTGAGCCGGATCCGGAGTGGCCTACTtacttcgacatcttcaagtCTCGTATCACATCCGCGTGGGAGTCGCAACAAGCTGCTGAAGATGGAAAGCAAGTCAAAATTCTATCAATCTCTCACGTAGGCTCCACAGCTGTCCCAGGACTTCCTGCAAAGGCAATTATAGACATTGATCTCGTCCTCTCGGAAATCGCTCGTCCATTTGAACCGTTCTACGTTCCCCGCCTTGAAGCTGCAGGCTTCCAATACCTTCTCCGCGAACCGAGCTGGTATGAGCACCGTCTCTTTATCGCTTCAGAGCCCATCTCCTGCAATCTGCATGTATTCGGCCCGCGATGCGCAATGGTTGCGCGGCATTGGATCTTCAGAGATTGGTTGAAAGATAACTCAAGTGATCGCGAACTGTATGCGCAAACGAAGAGAGAGTGTGCGCAGGCGGCGAAGGAGAAAGGAGTGGGTATGCAGGAGTACTCGCGCAGCAAGGATGCGGTTGTAATGGAGATTTTGACAAGAGCTGTCAAAGGCGCAGGCCTTGCCTCTGGGGAAGAATGA
- a CDS encoding uncharacterized protein (antiSMASH:Cluster_7): MYAITEASTLILTLVLTVLATLALGLRLSQGNTGDTFKYRWHIDDYLCVAAMILLYGSSAIICWGASEGAVGSHSSPEDVENWYTTAGPAWIVLAKTFWVVFFLQPLQLGLIRLAILFLYRRFFGSYKAFNVANWTLIAIVAGWTVAFFFGLLFDCGTSFSSNWGSLGEIAEKCPFGFLPTVIYTILDACLDLFVLLLPIPWIFQLNLSFSNKISITCCFMLGSIATAAAFVRMAVFIQTGIPSEAMNRTTVMGLPTYDVLGIVSAEVFWTMIECTVALIAVCLPAIRKAVAGSTFGRALGLATLSRVLRSMGSSKGTRKNDSEVSNGNYRPSSECGKIDFVHVVETEKSVV; encoded by the exons ATGTACGCCATTACTGAGGCCAGCACGCTCATTCTTACCTTGGTCTTGACCGTCTTGGCCACCCTTGCCCTAGGCCTTCGCTTGTCTCAAGGGAACACCGGAGATACCTTCAAGTACCGATGGCATATCGATGACTACCTATGTGTTGCAGCCATG ATTCTGCTCTACGGTAGCTCTGCCATAATCTGTTGGGGAGCATCTGAGGGCGCCGTTGGTTCCCACTCAAGCCCGGAGGACGTCGAGAACTGGTACACGACGGCCGGACCTGCTTGGATCGTGCTGGCCAAGACATTCTGGGTCGTGTTCTTCCTGCAACCATTGCAGCTTGGGCTGATCCGACTTGCAATCTTGTTCCTCTATCGTCGCTTCTTCGGATCGTACAAGGCCTTCAATGTGGCTAACTGGACCTTGATTGCCATCGTCGCTGGCTGGACAGTAGCATTCTTCTTTGGCCTGCTGTTCGATTGCGGAACAAGTTTCAGTTCCAACTGGGGATCACTGGGCGAGATCGCTGAGAAGTGTCCCTTTGGTTTCCTGCCCACGGTCATATACACCATCCTCGATGCCTGCCTGGATCTGTTTGTCCTTTTACTGCCCATTCCATGGATCTTCCAGCTCAACCTGTCCTTTTCTAACAAGATATCAATCACATGCTGCTTCATGCTGGGATCTATCGCAACAGCGGCTGCATTCGTGCGAATGGCAGTCTTCATTCAGACTGGTATTCCCTCAGAAGCCATGAATCGTACAACGGTGATGGGCCTTCCGACCTACGATGTCTTGGGAATCGTATCCGCTGAGGTCTTTTGGACCATGATTGAATGTACAGTGGCTCTAATTGCTGTTTGCCTACCGGCGATTCGAAAGGCGGTCGCGGGGAGCACGTTCGGAAGGGCGTTGGGTCTGGCGACTCTGTCGAGAGTACTCCGAAGCATGGGCTCGTCGAAGGGTACGAGGAAGAATGACTCTGAAGTATCTAACGGCAACTACAGACCTTCGTCAGAGTGCGGAAAGATCGATTTTGTCCACGTGGTCGAG ACTGAGAAGAGTGTCGTATGA
- a CDS encoding uncharacterized protein (antiSMASH:Cluster_7), translating into MGEQLSIEQETLLGHDVPQKLHRRHALSWLFTSLLLLSNLVFGLGWAITWFRIDHAQNLRSSSTLPSTAKQALHDNIASVHKLPQRPVQFHWYTRYSSLNYTESESAWNDINTAHGYIAVDHEYAEQNNWSPSMAVPEDGGKALYLLESYHQLHCLKIVRKLFFESQAGLPLTLPVQHVRHCFDAFRQFIMCHADATPLYTLGHHTSGDGQWHMCNDWSALRQYATERSACFHDRVGHEAVEDQFGDCDDGSDGLVVDEPAIDLSSIMPG; encoded by the coding sequence ATGGGAGAACAACTTTCGATCGAGCAGGAGACACTGCTTGGCCACGATGTTCCTCAAAAACTGCATCGCAGACACGCCCTGAGCTGGTTGTTCACGTCGTTACTGCTCCTCTCGAATCTGGTGTTCGGTCTTGGCTGGGCTATTACATGGTTTCGAATCGATCACGCCCAGAATCTTCGTTCATCATCGACACTTCCTTCGACCGCAAAGCAAGCATTGCATGATAACATTGCTTCTGTGCACAAGCTGCCTCAAAGGCCGGTCCAGTTCCACTGGTACACCAGGTACAGCTCCCTAAACTACACAGAAAGCGAATCAGCTTGGAACGACATCAATACAGCGCACGGCTATATCGCTGTCGACCACGAATATGCAGAACAGAACAACTGGAGTCCGTCGATGGCAGTTCCCGAAGACGGAGGGAAGGCCCTGTACCTGCTCGAAAGTTACCATCAGCTCCACTGTCTGAAAATTGTCCGGAAACTTTTTTTCGAGAGCCAGGCTGGACTTCCCTTGACGCTGCCTGTCCAGCATGTCAGACACTGCTTCGATGCTTTTCGGCAATTCATCATGTGCCACGCGGACGCCACGCCCCTTTACACTCTTGGACACCATACAAGCGGCGACGGACAGTGGCATATGTGCAATGACTGGTCTGCACTACGCCAGTACGCCACTGAACGGTCGGCATGTTTCCATGACCGGGTTGGCCACGAGGCCGTAGAAGATCAATTTGGGGACTGTGATGACGGATCTGATGGGTTAGTTGTCGATGAGCCAGCCATCGATCTCAGTAGCATAATGCCAGGTTGA
- a CDS encoding uncharacterized protein (antiSMASH:Cluster_7), whose product MHLNANIALLIAGSPLGLGLPLLGGVLGTVSSLTGTHLAGSAVPIGSTSNGLTKAATTTATKTTTGSSNSAGALGPVLGLADPVLGPVAGAGGTVSGLLASVPALIEAKCDTKYQKCTVSVSGQIENMLTDGGNFTGKATISAWMKDGHGYGSADLAGAAPLPFQIECNPATNVCLGTLAGNVTQVFSNGKQIALWGWATPSGSCKNGTCVGSLTACGDPGYKAKRGDLC is encoded by the exons ATGCATCTCAACGCCAACATTGCGCTGCTCATCGCTGGTTCCCCGCTGGGTCTCGGCTTGCCTCTTCTCGGGGGCGTCTTGGGAACAGTCTCCAGCCTGACTGGCACCCATCTCGCGGGCTCTGCAGTTCCGATTGGCAGCACATCAAACGGTCTCACTAAGGCTGCAACCACGACTGCGACCAAGACTACAAcaggcagcagcaactcTGCCGGAGCTCTGGGTCCAGTACTTGGTCTTGCTGATCCTGTGCTGGGGCCAGTTGCTGGTGCCGGTGGAACCGTCAGTGGGCTTCTTGCTAGTGTCCCGGCTTTAA TTGAAGCAAAGTGCGACACGAAGTACCAGAAGTGTACCGTTTCTGTATCTGGACAGATTGAGAATATGCTCACCGATGGCGGCAACTTCA CTGGCAAGGCAACTATCTCAGCTTGGATGAAGGACGGGCATGGATATGGATCCGCCGACCTCGCTGGTGCTGCTCCGCTGCCATTCCAGATCGAGTGCAACCCCGCGACAAATGTTTGCCTGGGCACTTTG GCCGGCAACGTGACACAAGTCTTCTCGAATGGCAAGCAGATTGCACTCTGGGGCTGGGCGACTCCTTCTGGATCCTGCAAGAACGGCACTTGCGTCGGCAGCCTCACTGCCTGCGGAGATCCTGGCTACAAGGCCAAGCGTGGTGACTTGTGCTGA